The following are encoded in a window of Castanea sativa cultivar Marrone di Chiusa Pesio chromosome 9, ASM4071231v1 genomic DNA:
- the LOC142609522 gene encoding protein BREAST CANCER SUSCEPTIBILITY 2 homolog B-like isoform X1, translating into MSTWQIFSDAGSEFRWEPSDRDLQIKPDDDSPNGRSTRLPSMSDLALQGCAKLLENRSEGFGSSPMFRTGLGKSVAVKQSSLAKALSVLGDDAEINSGRVLARDNGFGSANSLFQTGSGKMVNISSDGLVRAKTLLGLEEDNDNSVFQGLQHSVKPCNTNGSFGWKSSSDMEMREGVNNCEINNSTSVTGSSLVSKIGLEGTRLKNQENPNLMQPEMYNSALKPPPIKFHTAGGRSISVSSDALKRARSLLGDPELGTFLNEGDGNDSVFSFSKETRFNGALSNDGNDPCTPFSYKEMAESKNMLKVFVSPLRSSSNQVRSSVKSKHIVSGNNLIEEFDAVQHENASGLNINASSLQKPRSNSQVDPNTVAKSSLSNGISSRINAPRKSPARPLVDISNTIGTTCKNTGQMNGVKRILGRSSVSPFKRPRSKFSTPLNKDVPFISNGLSTLASDHSCCKRRISERYPFQTSRMYVKEYFKVPLSDQNMLDLLSDQVRWMKSTDAEKYMFHDVSGLNGIGPEAFLHMLAQSGASLQYASKEWVINHYKWIVWKLACYERCYPEIAAGKFLTVSNVLEELKYRYEREVNHGHCSAIKRILEGGASPSSMMVLCVSAICSNSDLKNETCSVAVIGAENSNVTKVELTDGWYAIDAVLDEPLSKQLAAGKLFVGQKLRIWGAGLCGWLAPVSPLEVSRTVSLLLHMNGTYRAHWADRLGFCKGVGSPLAFWCIKSNGGLVPQTIVGVTRIYPVLYKERLSNGGSIVRSERMECRMVQVYDQRRSTVVEGIVSEFQRGIKGSHIYNDSDSDEGANILKILETAAEPEVLMAGMSPQQLTSFTTYKAKLEATRQSDMEKSIEKALEDSGLGEREVTPFMRVRVVGLNNKISDRKDSPKEGLITIWNPTEKQQYELVEGQAYAVSGLAPINSDAHTLYLQARGSTAKWKPLSSQETEHFKPFHSPRKAVLLSNLGEVPLSSEFDIAVVIVYVGEVFKTPHQKKQWVFVTDSSISESQSEELSNSLLAIRFCSPFIDDDSFAPVNSNLAGSTVGFCNLIKRSKDQMNHLWVAESMENSIYSLNFDSPHCSHLKNAAASAQRWAKLSSSTIDKLREKVLLIIGDCEG; encoded by the exons ATGTCGACGTGGCAGATATTCTCCGACGCCGGCAGCGAATTCCGGTGGGAACCCTCCGATCGAGACCTCCAAATCAAACCCGACGATGATTCACCAAATGGCAGAAGCACTCGTCTCCCTTCAATGTCCGACCTCGCTCTCCAAg GATGTGCAAAGCTTCTGGAGAATCGTAGCGAAGGATTTGGGAGCTCTCCGATGTTCCGAACCGGGTTGGGGAAATCGGTTGCGGTGAAACAGTCTTCGTTAGCGAAGGCCTTATCGGTTCTCGGAGACGATGCTGAGATTAATTCAG GTCGGGTGCTAGCTAGAGATAATGGATTTGGTTCTGCAAATTCTCTCTTCCAGACAGGCTCAGGGAAAATGGTCAATATATCTTCGGACGGCCTTGTTAGAGCCAAGACATTGTTGGGATTGGAAGAAGATAATGATAATAGTGTTTTTCAAGGCCTACAACATTCAGTGAAGCCCTGTAATACCAATGGATCATTTGGATGGAAAAGTTCATCTGATATGGAAATGAGAGAGGGTGTGAACAATTGTGAGATTAACAATTCCACATCAGTTACAGGGTCTTCGTTAGTTTCTAAGATTGGTTTAGAAGGAACTAGGTTGAAGAATCAGGAAAATCCAAACCTTATGCAACCCGAAATGTATAATTCTGCTCTCAAACCACCTCCAATCAAGTTCCATACTGCAGGTGGAAGATCTATTTCTGTCTCTAGTGATGCACTAAAACGTGCAAGGAGTCTTCTTGGCGATCCAGAATTGGGAACTTTCTTGAATGAAGGGGATGGAAATGATtcagttttttcattttcaaaggAGACAAGATTCAATGGTGCTTTGTCAAATGACGGAAATGATCCTTGCACTCCCTTTTCTTATAAGGAAATGGCAGAGAGTAAAAATATGTTGAAAGTTTTTGTGTCCCCCTTGCGATCATCTTCAAATCAAGTGCGGTCGTCAGTCAAGTCAAAACATATTGTTTCTGGGAATAACTTGATCGAAGAATTTGATGCTGTTCAACATGAAAATGCTAGTGGGTTAAATATTAATGCGTCTTCTCTACAGAAACCCCGAAGCAACAGCCAAGTTGATCCTAATACAGTGGCCAAAAGTTCTTTATCAAATGGTATCAGTTCAAGGATTAATGCACCTCGAAAGTCACCAGCCAGGCCTTTGGTTGATATTTCAAATACTATTGGCACAACTTGCAAAAATACTGGACAAATGAATGGCGTAAAAAGAATACTAGGAAGGAGTTCTGTTTCTCCATTCAAAAGGCCCCGTTCCAAATTCTCCACCCCTTTAAATAAGGATGTTCCATTTATTTCCAATG GATTATCTACTTTAGCATCTGATCATTCATGTTGCAAAAGAAGGATTTCTGAACGATACCCGTTTCAGACGTCGAGAATGTATGTCAAAGAATATTTTAAAGTGCCTCTGTCAGATCAGAATATG TTGGATCTTTTGTCAGACCAGGTCCGATGGATGAAATCAACTGATGCAGAAAAGTACATGTTTCATGATGTATCTGGCTTAAATGGCATTGGACCAGAGGCTTTTCTCCACATGCTGGCTCAGTCTGGAGCATCCTTGCAATATGCTTCAAAAGA ATGGGTCATCAATCACTACAAGTGGATTGTTTGGAAACTGGCATGTTATGAGAGATGCTATCCAGAAATAGCTGCTGGAAAATTCTTGACAGTGTCCAATGTGCTCGAGGAATTGAAGTATAG ATATGAAAGAGAAGTCAATCATGGTCACTGTTCTGCAATCAAGAGAATTCTGGAAGGGGGTGCATCACCTTCTTCAATGATGGTTCTATGCGTTTCAGCTATTTGCTCAAATTCTGACCTAAAGAATGAGACTTGTTCCGTGGCAGTAATTGGGGCTGAAAATAGTAATGTGACAAAGGTTGAACTAACTGACGGGTG GTATGCAATAGATGCTGTACTGGATGAACCACTGTCAAAGCAGCTTGCTGCTGGAAAACTGTTTGTGGGGCAGAAACTTCGG ATCTGGGGAGCAGGATTATGTGGCTGGCTTGCGCCTGTTTCACCCCTTGAG GTGTCGAGGACAGTTAGTTTGCTATTGCACATGAATGGCACATATAGAGCTCATTGGGCTGATCGGCTGGGATTCT GTAAAGGTGTTGGTTCTCCTTTAGCATTTTGGTGCATTAAGAGTAATGGTGGTCTAGTCCCTCAGACTATAGTTGGAGTCACACGAATATACCCTGTCCTCTACAAGGAGAG GTTAAGTAATGGCGGGTCTATTGTCAGATCGGAGAGGATGGAGTGTAGAATGGTGCAAGTATATGATCAGAG GCGATCTACTGTTGTAGAAGGCATTGTTTCTGAGTTTCAAAGAGGCATAAAAGGTTCACATATTTATAATGACTCTGACAGCGATGAAGGAGCAAATATTTTAAAGATACTAGAGACAGCTGCAGAACCTGAAGTTTTAATGGCAGGGATGAGTCCACAGCAACTAACTTCTTTCACCACTTATAAAGCAAAACTAGAG GCAACCAGGCAGTCAGACATGGAGAAATCAATTGAGAAAGCTTTGGAAGATTCTGGTTTAGGAGAGAGGGAAGTCACCCCATTTATGAGGGTGAGAGTAGTTggattaaacaataaaatttctgACAGAAAGGACAGCCCTAAAGAAGGGTTGATAACAATCTGGAACCCAACAGAGAAGCAG CAATATGAGCTGGTTGAGGGACAGGCTTATGCTGTTTCAGGGCTTGCACCAATTAATTCTGATGCACATACCCTATACTTGCAAGCAAGAGGATCCACTGCCAAATGGAAGCCTTTATCTTCCCAAGAAACTGAACACTTTAA GCCATTTCACAGTCCTCGGAAAGCAGTCTTATTGTCAAATTTAGGAGAAGTTCCTCTTTCCAG TGAATTTGATATTGCTGTGGTCATTGTGTATGTGGGAGAGGTTTTTAAAACTCCCCATCAAAAGAAACAGTGGGTGTTTGTGACAGATAGCTCCATTTCTGAGTCGCAGTCAGAAGAATTATCCAATTCTTTACTTGCCATCAGATTCTGCTCACCATTCATTGATGATGATTCATTTGCCCCAGTCAACTCTAATCTTGCAGGATCCACA GTTGGCTTCTGTAATCTTATCAAGAGATCAAAGGACCAAATGAATCATCTCTGGGTAGCAGAATCTATGGAAAATTCAATATACTCTCTGAATTTTGATTCTCCCCATTGTTCTCACCTCAAAAATGCAGCTGCCTCTGCTCAGAGATGGGCAAAACTCTCTAGCTCG ACTATTGATAAGCTTAGGGAGAAGGTTTTGTTAATTATTGGTGATTGCGAAGGCTAG
- the LOC142609522 gene encoding protein BREAST CANCER SUSCEPTIBILITY 2 homolog B-like isoform X2: MSTWQIFSDAGSEFRWEPSDRDLQIKPDDDSPNGRSTRLPSMSDLALQGCAKLLENRSEGFGSSPMFRTGLGKSVAVKQSSLAKALSVLGDDAEINSGRVLARDNGFGSANSLFQTGSGKMVNISSDGLVRAKTLLGLEEDNDNSVFQGLQHSVKPCNTNGSFGWKSSSDMEMREGVNNCEINNSTSVTGSSLVSKIGLEGTRLKNQENPNLMQPEMYNSALKPPPIKFHTAGGRSISVSSDALKRARSLLGDPELGTFLNEGDGNDSVFSFSKETRFNGALSNDGNDPCTPFSYKEMAESKNMLKVFVSPLRSSSNQVRSSVKSKHIVSGNNLIEEFDAVQHENASGLNINASSLQKPRSNSQVDPNTVAKSSLSNGISSRINAPRKSPARPLVDISNTIGTTCKNTGQMNGVKRILGRSSVSPFKRPRSKFSTPLNKDVPFISNGLSTLASDHSCCKRRISERYPFQTSRMYVKEYFKVPLSDQNMLDLLSDQVRWMKSTDAEKYMFHDVSGLNGIGPEAFLHMLAQSGASLQYASKEWVINHYKWIVWKLACYERCYPEIAAGKFLTVSNVLEELKYRYEREVNHGHCSAIKRILEGGASPSSMMVLCVSAICSNSDLKNETCSVAVIGAENSNVTKVELTDGWYAIDAVLDEPLSKQLAAGKLFVGQKLRIWGAGLCGWLAPVSPLEVSRTVSLLLHMNGTYRAHWADRLGFCKGVGSPLAFWCIKSNGGLVPQTIVGVTRIYPVLYKERLSNGGSIVRSERMECRMVQVYDQRRSTVVEGIVSEFQRGIKGSHIYNDSDSDEGANILKILETAAEPEVLMAGMSPQQLTSFTTYKAKLEATRQSDMEKSIEKALEDSGLGEREVTPFMRVRVVGLNNKISDRKDSPKEGLITIWNPTEKQQYELVEGQAYAVSGLAPINSDAHTLYLQARGSTAKWKPLSSQETEHFNPRKAVLLSNLGEVPLSSEFDIAVVIVYVGEVFKTPHQKKQWVFVTDSSISESQSEELSNSLLAIRFCSPFIDDDSFAPVNSNLAGSTVGFCNLIKRSKDQMNHLWVAESMENSIYSLNFDSPHCSHLKNAAASAQRWAKLSSSTIDKLREKVLLIIGDCEG; this comes from the exons ATGTCGACGTGGCAGATATTCTCCGACGCCGGCAGCGAATTCCGGTGGGAACCCTCCGATCGAGACCTCCAAATCAAACCCGACGATGATTCACCAAATGGCAGAAGCACTCGTCTCCCTTCAATGTCCGACCTCGCTCTCCAAg GATGTGCAAAGCTTCTGGAGAATCGTAGCGAAGGATTTGGGAGCTCTCCGATGTTCCGAACCGGGTTGGGGAAATCGGTTGCGGTGAAACAGTCTTCGTTAGCGAAGGCCTTATCGGTTCTCGGAGACGATGCTGAGATTAATTCAG GTCGGGTGCTAGCTAGAGATAATGGATTTGGTTCTGCAAATTCTCTCTTCCAGACAGGCTCAGGGAAAATGGTCAATATATCTTCGGACGGCCTTGTTAGAGCCAAGACATTGTTGGGATTGGAAGAAGATAATGATAATAGTGTTTTTCAAGGCCTACAACATTCAGTGAAGCCCTGTAATACCAATGGATCATTTGGATGGAAAAGTTCATCTGATATGGAAATGAGAGAGGGTGTGAACAATTGTGAGATTAACAATTCCACATCAGTTACAGGGTCTTCGTTAGTTTCTAAGATTGGTTTAGAAGGAACTAGGTTGAAGAATCAGGAAAATCCAAACCTTATGCAACCCGAAATGTATAATTCTGCTCTCAAACCACCTCCAATCAAGTTCCATACTGCAGGTGGAAGATCTATTTCTGTCTCTAGTGATGCACTAAAACGTGCAAGGAGTCTTCTTGGCGATCCAGAATTGGGAACTTTCTTGAATGAAGGGGATGGAAATGATtcagttttttcattttcaaaggAGACAAGATTCAATGGTGCTTTGTCAAATGACGGAAATGATCCTTGCACTCCCTTTTCTTATAAGGAAATGGCAGAGAGTAAAAATATGTTGAAAGTTTTTGTGTCCCCCTTGCGATCATCTTCAAATCAAGTGCGGTCGTCAGTCAAGTCAAAACATATTGTTTCTGGGAATAACTTGATCGAAGAATTTGATGCTGTTCAACATGAAAATGCTAGTGGGTTAAATATTAATGCGTCTTCTCTACAGAAACCCCGAAGCAACAGCCAAGTTGATCCTAATACAGTGGCCAAAAGTTCTTTATCAAATGGTATCAGTTCAAGGATTAATGCACCTCGAAAGTCACCAGCCAGGCCTTTGGTTGATATTTCAAATACTATTGGCACAACTTGCAAAAATACTGGACAAATGAATGGCGTAAAAAGAATACTAGGAAGGAGTTCTGTTTCTCCATTCAAAAGGCCCCGTTCCAAATTCTCCACCCCTTTAAATAAGGATGTTCCATTTATTTCCAATG GATTATCTACTTTAGCATCTGATCATTCATGTTGCAAAAGAAGGATTTCTGAACGATACCCGTTTCAGACGTCGAGAATGTATGTCAAAGAATATTTTAAAGTGCCTCTGTCAGATCAGAATATG TTGGATCTTTTGTCAGACCAGGTCCGATGGATGAAATCAACTGATGCAGAAAAGTACATGTTTCATGATGTATCTGGCTTAAATGGCATTGGACCAGAGGCTTTTCTCCACATGCTGGCTCAGTCTGGAGCATCCTTGCAATATGCTTCAAAAGA ATGGGTCATCAATCACTACAAGTGGATTGTTTGGAAACTGGCATGTTATGAGAGATGCTATCCAGAAATAGCTGCTGGAAAATTCTTGACAGTGTCCAATGTGCTCGAGGAATTGAAGTATAG ATATGAAAGAGAAGTCAATCATGGTCACTGTTCTGCAATCAAGAGAATTCTGGAAGGGGGTGCATCACCTTCTTCAATGATGGTTCTATGCGTTTCAGCTATTTGCTCAAATTCTGACCTAAAGAATGAGACTTGTTCCGTGGCAGTAATTGGGGCTGAAAATAGTAATGTGACAAAGGTTGAACTAACTGACGGGTG GTATGCAATAGATGCTGTACTGGATGAACCACTGTCAAAGCAGCTTGCTGCTGGAAAACTGTTTGTGGGGCAGAAACTTCGG ATCTGGGGAGCAGGATTATGTGGCTGGCTTGCGCCTGTTTCACCCCTTGAG GTGTCGAGGACAGTTAGTTTGCTATTGCACATGAATGGCACATATAGAGCTCATTGGGCTGATCGGCTGGGATTCT GTAAAGGTGTTGGTTCTCCTTTAGCATTTTGGTGCATTAAGAGTAATGGTGGTCTAGTCCCTCAGACTATAGTTGGAGTCACACGAATATACCCTGTCCTCTACAAGGAGAG GTTAAGTAATGGCGGGTCTATTGTCAGATCGGAGAGGATGGAGTGTAGAATGGTGCAAGTATATGATCAGAG GCGATCTACTGTTGTAGAAGGCATTGTTTCTGAGTTTCAAAGAGGCATAAAAGGTTCACATATTTATAATGACTCTGACAGCGATGAAGGAGCAAATATTTTAAAGATACTAGAGACAGCTGCAGAACCTGAAGTTTTAATGGCAGGGATGAGTCCACAGCAACTAACTTCTTTCACCACTTATAAAGCAAAACTAGAG GCAACCAGGCAGTCAGACATGGAGAAATCAATTGAGAAAGCTTTGGAAGATTCTGGTTTAGGAGAGAGGGAAGTCACCCCATTTATGAGGGTGAGAGTAGTTggattaaacaataaaatttctgACAGAAAGGACAGCCCTAAAGAAGGGTTGATAACAATCTGGAACCCAACAGAGAAGCAG CAATATGAGCTGGTTGAGGGACAGGCTTATGCTGTTTCAGGGCTTGCACCAATTAATTCTGATGCACATACCCTATACTTGCAAGCAAGAGGATCCACTGCCAAATGGAAGCCTTTATCTTCCCAAGAAACTGAACACTTTAA TCCTCGGAAAGCAGTCTTATTGTCAAATTTAGGAGAAGTTCCTCTTTCCAG TGAATTTGATATTGCTGTGGTCATTGTGTATGTGGGAGAGGTTTTTAAAACTCCCCATCAAAAGAAACAGTGGGTGTTTGTGACAGATAGCTCCATTTCTGAGTCGCAGTCAGAAGAATTATCCAATTCTTTACTTGCCATCAGATTCTGCTCACCATTCATTGATGATGATTCATTTGCCCCAGTCAACTCTAATCTTGCAGGATCCACA GTTGGCTTCTGTAATCTTATCAAGAGATCAAAGGACCAAATGAATCATCTCTGGGTAGCAGAATCTATGGAAAATTCAATATACTCTCTGAATTTTGATTCTCCCCATTGTTCTCACCTCAAAAATGCAGCTGCCTCTGCTCAGAGATGGGCAAAACTCTCTAGCTCG ACTATTGATAAGCTTAGGGAGAAGGTTTTGTTAATTATTGGTGATTGCGAAGGCTAG
- the LOC142609668 gene encoding LOW QUALITY PROTEIN: protein trichome birefringence-like 35 (The sequence of the model RefSeq protein was modified relative to this genomic sequence to represent the inferred CDS: substituted 1 base at 1 genomic stop codon), protein MMLRWNRKKTHFPLIAFLSLVFIVITILHNEHSIRQIQENPDHALHHQEAPVTFVKANRINPAQEVLDRFSKCNSTRDYSGRKIAWVDRNDGQRRRVASERCDVASGKWVFDNTSYPLYNESECPYMSDQLACHKHGRPDLGYQYWRWQPHECNLKRWNVIEMWEKLRGKRLMFVGDSLNRGQWISMVCLLQSVIPANKRSMSPNAPLTIFKQRXEYNATVEFLWAPLLVESNSDDPVNHRLDERIIRPDSVLKHASKWEHADILVFNTYLWWRQGPVKLLWSAGKNGICEELDGLGAMELAMGAWADWVASKVDPLKKRVFFVTMSPTHLWNREWKHGSEGNCYDEKTPIDFEGYWGSGSDLPTMHMVEKVLSRLGSKVSVLNITQLSEYRKDGHPSIYRKFWETLKPEQLSNPPSYSDCIHWCLPGVPDVWNELLFHSL, encoded by the exons ATGATGCTGCGATGGAATAGAAAGAAAACCCATTTCCCTCTCATAGCATTTCTCTCTTTAGTCTTCATAGTTATCACAATCCTCCACAATGAACATAGCATAAGGCAAATCCAAGAAAACCCAGATCACGCTCTTCATCACCAAGAAGCTCCAGTCACTTTTGTTAAAGCAAATCGTATAAACCCAGCTCAAG AGGTTTTGGATAGATTCAGTAAGTGCAACTCCACCAGAGACTATAGTGGTCGGAAAATCGCTTGGGTTGACCGTAATGACGGTCAACGGCGGAGAGTGGCATCGGAGAGATGCGACGTGGCTTCGGGCAAATGGGTGTTTGATAATACCTCGTATCCACTGTACAATGAGTCGGAGTGTCCGTACATGTCGGACCAATTGGCGTGTCACAAGCATGGGAGGCCTGATTTGGGGTACCAGTATTGGAGGTGGCAACCCCACGAGTGCAATTTGAAGAg ATGGAATGTGATTGAAATGTGGGAGAAGTTGAGAGGGAAAAGGCTAATGTTTGTAGGGGATTCATTAAACCGAGGGCAATGGATATCAATGGTGTGTTTGTTACAGTCAGTGATTCCAGCCAATAAGAGATCTATGTCGCCAAATGCGCCTCTTACCATTTTCAAGCAGAGGTAA GAATATAATGCAACTGTGGAATTTCTCTGGGCTCCATTACTTGTTGAATCTAATTCTGATGACCCAGTGaatcacagattggatgaacGGATAATCCGTCCTGATTCAGTTCTGAAGCATGCATCAAAGTGGGAGCATGCTGATATATTAGTTTTCAACACGTACTTGTGGTGGCGACAAGGTCCAGTTAAGCTATT aTGGAGTGCTGGAAAAAATGGGATTTGTGAAGAATTAGATGGACTTGGAGCCATGGAATTGGCCATGGGAGCATGGGCAGACTGGGTTGCTTCTAAAGTGGATCCCCTGAAGAAGCGAGTCTTTTTTGTTACCATGTCCCCAACGCATCTCTG GAATCGAGAGTGGAAACACGGAAGTGAAGGCAATTGCTATGATGAGAAAACCCCTATAGATTTTGAGGGCTACTGGGGAAGTGGTTCTGACTTGCCTACAATGCACATGGTAGAGAAGGTACTTAGCAGGTTAGGTTCAAAGGTTTCCGTTCTTAATATTACTCAACTCTCAGAGTATCGCAAAGATGGCCACCCTTCAATTTACCGCAAGTTTTGGGAGACACTGAAACCTGAACAATTGTCAAACCCTCCAAGTTACTCTGATTGCATACACTGGTGCTTGCCAGGTGTACCTGATGTATGGAATGAGTTGCTATTCCATTCTTTGTAA